A segment of the Collimonas fungivorans genome:
GGGAAATCGCCTTGTTGTGCGACAAACGCATCATCGCCAGCACGGTGCCGAACAGGATGCCGCCCACCATCGCCACCAAGGTCAGCGTCAGCGTGAACTTCATGCCGGTAGTGAACAGGTACAGCCAGGAGCGCTGGATGACGTCAAAATCGAAATTCGAAAACATGATTAATGACCTCCCGTGTTGGCGCTGCCGGCAGCAATGAAGCCAGGAATCGCGATGGCTTTTTCAAGCCAGCGCGCCAGCAGCAAGGCAATCCCCGAGATGATCACGTAGATCACCGTGGCGCCCGTGAGGGCTTCGAAAGTCTGGAAGGTGAATTCACGCATCGAGTAGGTAGCGGCGGTCAGTTCCACCAGGCCGATCGTCAGTGCGACCGAGCTGTTCTTGATGATTGCTGCGAATTCGTTGGTCAGCGACGGGATGATGATCCGGAACGACATCGGCAGCAATACGTAGCGATATGTTTGCGGCAACGTCAGACCGAGTGCAGTACCCGCCAGCTTTTGGCCACGGGGCAGTGCATTGATGCCAGCGGATACCTGTACGGCGATCCGCGACGACGTAAAAAAACCCAGCGCCAGGAAGGCGGTGATGAATGATGCGTTCGGCAGGCTCTTGAGCCAGTTGCCTATGCCCGCAGGGACGATTTCCGGCATCACGAAATACCAGAGGAACATCTGCACGATCAGCGGGATGTTGCGAAATAATTCAACGTAGCCGTTGGCCACGCGTACTGCCCATTTGTTCGGCATGGTACGGATCGTACCGATCACGGTGCCGATGACCAGCGCCATGATCCAGGCCGACGCGGACAGCGCAAGCGTCCACTTCAGGCCGGCCAGCAAGGTGTCCATGTAGGTGCTGACACCGTCGGGAGACTCTTGCCAGAAGATGCCCCAGTTCCAGTTGTAATGCATATTAAGTCCCCTCTATTACTCAAATCTCCATCGTTGCGCTGCCAGCCGGCAAGCGCCGATTGTGCATCGCAGCAATTCAATTTCAGAAACAAAACGGGAGGCTTGCGCCTCCCGTTTCATTCTTATCGCCGTTCTTATTTTT
Coding sequences within it:
- a CDS encoding amino acid ABC transporter permease, whose product is MHYNWNWGIFWQESPDGVSTYMDTLLAGLKWTLALSASAWIMALVIGTVIGTIRTMPNKWAVRVANGYVELFRNIPLIVQMFLWYFVMPEIVPAGIGNWLKSLPNASFITAFLALGFFTSSRIAVQVSAGINALPRGQKLAGTALGLTLPQTYRYVLLPMSFRIIIPSLTNEFAAIIKNSSVALTIGLVELTAATYSMREFTFQTFEALTGATVIYVIISGIALLLARWLEKAIAIPGFIAAGSANTGGH